One segment of Schistocerca cancellata isolate TAMUIC-IGC-003103 chromosome 2, iqSchCanc2.1, whole genome shotgun sequence DNA contains the following:
- the LOC126149697 gene encoding uncharacterized protein LOC126149697 translates to MAAWALSVLQAAIAIMPVGGRVAGKVGIFSNLQNGRSHSGINEAIIWVSIGMGVTIAVLISMALCYIVREKCRKRREFYVSA, encoded by the exons ATGGCGGCGTGGGCGCTCTCTGTGTTGCAGGCCGCCATCGCTATCATGCCGGTAGGCGGCCGGGTCGCGGGAAAGGTGGGGATCTTCTCCAACCTGCAAAACG GCCGCAGCCACTCGGGCATCAACGAGGCCATCATATGGGTGAGCATCGGCATGGGCGTGACGATCGCGGTGCTCATTTCGATGGCGCTGTGCTACATCGTGCGCGAGAAGTGCCGCAAGCGGCGCGAGTTCTACGTGAGCGCCTAG